From the genome of Grus americana isolate bGruAme1 chromosome 4, bGruAme1.mat, whole genome shotgun sequence:
CACCAGCCTGGCTATGGCTTgattttccctctcctcagggcagtgactcatcagaggaagagggggatggctcggaggaggaggaagagggggtgAGTACAGCAAACCAGAAGCCTTCAAAACAAATATAGGAATTTGGGaactttctttggttttgtagTCTCTGCTAATCAGCATTTGTGGCCGCTGGCCACCCACAGCCTTACACTCTGGATGCGACTGGATTTTCTACTCTGggctttattttattattttttgcatatttttttcctttttcttctttttttaaagaggatgGGCGGGTGATGCACCAAACAACCCTGAGACAAACTTTCCAGGTTTCCATTTTCAGTGGCTCAGAAAGGAGCAGGACAGGCCAAAGGGCAGAAGCAGGGAGGCTCACCCACAAGGCAAAAGGTGCTGTTAGGGACTCCTCTTATCTTCCCCTTTCAGGGTGCATTGCCCCCATAGTGCTGATAAAATTTCTATGGAAAATAGTTATGCTCTGCACGCGTGCGTGTGGAGGGACACAAACTGATGCTATATTGGGAAATGCACGTTTGTACCAGCCCAGCCGGTAACACTGCTCCTGTCTGCTGCATCAATATAAGCTTGGGCACCGCTGCATTTGCAAGAGTCACCTGGGTCCAAAATTAAACACCAGGGGTTATGAAGGTGCCCAGAATAATCCAGTGGTCTCACACACAGGTACTCTGAGACAGAGATCCGGTATGCTTGGAAACCTATGTGTCAGGTCTAAtcacatattttaattttttttttttaatataatgatTTGAATGCTAATTTAGGGATCTTTTTAATAGGAGTGCAAGCCTGGGCATCTGGTCTTAAAACACTCTTTGGAGGCCCgcctggggctggggtgcaGCGTGGGGTGGCCCCTGTCCCCCCGGCGCCTCGGCtagccccagcacccccctgcAACTTGCCCCTTTCTGCCTGTTGCTCTCCTCTACCACTGCGATCACTAGGGGTAACTTTGAGTAGTGGGATGAGACAGCCAAAGGGGGAATTTCATTCCCAAGAAATTAAGTGATATGCAGGAATGCAGCTGCTGTTTGGGGCTGCCCCTTTCATTTCAAGGGCACCAGAGCAGTGGCCATTCCTGGGCAGGGATGCCGCGTACCTTCATTGGCAGAGGATGGTCAGCAAGATAAATCATGATGAAAGGCCCCAAGGTCAGTTATAGGTATGTAAAGAGCACCATTGTATCGGCTGCTAGATGGGGGACATCACTCACATCCGCACAGCCAGCTGCATCATGCCATTTGGTGGCTCCTCTGGTGGAGAGGAAAACAGCCTGGGTTTTCTCTGCATGAGATGCCCCCATATTTTAAGTGTCTGAGTTGGCCCAAAATGCCAGGGTGAGCGTCCTTGGTCTTGACATGCAAGCAGCAGGGATtgcccagggcagggatggCAGTGACCCTGTATCTTCCCACCATGGCTGGGTTCATTTGCTGGTGGCAAGGTGCTCCTTCTCCTAGGCTGGGGGCTGGGTGAGCTGTCCCACCCATTCCCAGTGGTTGTTCCAGGCTTTGCTTGCATCTGGGTTATTCATTGCCTTTTTTAGCAATGATGTGGACTGCAGTGCACCCCATTGAGAGACCCGCTCCACTGTGTGGTCTCTGGGGCCAAGCAATGCTGATGGCTTATTGCTAGTGGGGTTCGGGCTCACGCCTGGCTTTGAGCTGTCAACGCTCTCACCAGCTATCTACACCTGGTGTGTAGTGTGCCCGCATGTTGTGCGCCTGTGGCTTGCTTTGTTTATTGGAAACTGGGAGAGGTAACTTCAAAATCAAACCTTTAGATGCTTTGTAAAGCAAAATGTGTAGCCAGAATGGGAACGCCCTACTCCAGCCACCACCACTTAATTGCATGGCTtgggctgccctgctgcagcttctcAATTTCAGCCTGGGGGGAGACCCGTGGGAAAGTAGGAAACTCAGAGCAGTGCCCAAACACACTGCGGGGATGCTGCGTGCTCCCCTCGCTGCTGGGAGGGCTGCGCTCCACTCCCACTGCTGACCACCTGCCCcatcctctccctgtccctgcaggaGCCATCCCGCGCTGGCACCGAGGCAGCTGGCCACCCCgctggagcagcccctggggacagccggggtgggctgggaggagaagtTGCATCCCCTCAGCAGgtgtggtttgggggggctggaggagagcaCCCATGGAGCGGGGGTATGTTCACTGCATGCTTGCTTGCACCCATGGGATGCCCTGCACCCCGTTTTTGCTTGGGGGTCTGCTGCGCAAGATGCCTGCAGCTGGGGCAAGCTCTGGGCGTTAACGCGGCAGAAGGGTTGGAAGGGGCACCCCAAAAAGGCAGCCTTGCCATGCAAGGCCCCAGGAGATGCTCAGCTGTGCCCACGCCTGCCCCATGTcacacagcactgaaaagctGCAACCTCCTGACCCCCAACTAATGCTGTGTCATTTCCCCCCCACCAGGGCAAGGGCTGCCAAGGGCCCCTGAAGGGGGGCAGGAACAGCGCTGCCGGCAAGGGGGGCGactctgaaaatgaagacagtGATGagaatgaggaggaggaggaggaggaagaggaggtttCTGAGAATGAGAATAGCATCAATGGCACAAGCACTAACACCACCAAGGGGGAAGATGGACCTCACGGCAATGGCACTGCGGTGGCTGAGGAGGGCACTGGCatggctgaggaggaggaagaagaggaggaagaagaagaagaagaggaagaggaggaggaggaggaggaggaatccGAAGCCACCACCATTGCCAGCACCACCGGTGAAGAGGGGCTGTCCCAGGCGACCACCACAGGAGATGGGGGACCCACGGACGCCACCACAGCCGGGGAGCAGTGGGAGTATGAAGTGACAGCTGGGGGCCACGGCCGGGGGGATGAGGGCACCACCGATGGCAGCTACAGGGAGCAGGATGAGTACGCCCGCGGGGACAGCTACCGGGCCTATGAGGATGAGTATGGCTACTACAAGGGGCATGGCTATGATGTGTATGGCCAGGATTACTACTACAGCCAGTGAGCGGACGGGGGGGCGGCCCTGGTGCTACCCCCCGCCTGCCCCATCCCACTCAGGAACGTGCTTCCAAAGGCTCACTGCAGCTGCCATGCTTGGGGTGCACGCTGGCTCCGTCCCAGGCTTTTTTTTGTATCTCGCAAAGCGGAATGAAATAAAGCAACCAAACTGAGCTCGTTGGTGACAAAAGGTTTGCTGCCAAATTTTCTGGGTCAGCGGAGCAACACAGTGCTTGGTGGGCTGAGGGGCTACAGGTGCTCGTGCTGCTCAGGATTAAATCTCTTCATTCCAGCTCAGATGCACACAAAAGGAGGGAGGAACAGAAAGGCTAACTAGGAAAGCCTCTGTAGAGCCCCCTCCAAAAAATGGAAGGGCATTTTTAGGGTCACTGCTGTGGGATTACTGCCATGTCTTATCTAGAGTTGATGTGAATTTGCAATATGTGGGTGACGATAACTTTACCACGTCTTTGACTCCTTGGTAGCATGCCTCCCATGGCCTGACCGCACACCAGGCAATATTAATAAAGGTGAAgacattaatttctctttccgTGCATCACTAGCTGTAGACAAACACCCCTGTAATGagagctttgcttctgcatccCTGCACCAGGCATCTGGTTCCCACCAAGGCCGAGCACCTCAGTCGTGTTTCAGACACTGGCGCTGCAGCCCAAAATGGTCCACGTCTCTCCCAGCTACACAGCCTCGTCCCCAGGGTGAGGTAGGGCTGTCACAGTGACAGCAGTGTGTCCACTCGCCCCCTgtgccagggatggggatgcCTGGCTTGCAGTCCCCAGGATCCCTGCCCAGAGTCACCTCCCCATGGAGAGTGGCCCTGGCCAACTGGGGATCAGCgccagggatggggaaggacCAAATCCTGCTGGGTTCCAGGCAGGTGCCCCCATTTAGGAAAAGCAATGGCCCTCACACATGAGTTGCGGCAGGTACCAGGCTGCCCTCACActcctggaaagaaaaacctgtgtTCAGCTGTGGATAGAGGTCCAACTCCAAAACGAGTTTCTATTCTCGCAGCAGTAAGCTGCTGGCCACTGTACAAAATCGCCTCTGTGTGCCaaagctgggctgcagctgccaggGTAGCAGGAGGTGCTGCCTATAGGGTGGGCACCCCTGGGGCCAAATCCCTACAGTGGCACTGGGGAGCCCTGCGCACACTTGCAATCAGTGGGGGACACACGAGAGCCACATCCCCGGGGGTGCCCAAAGACGTCAGGGAACCAGCACAGACAAAGGGCCCTGGCACTGCCGGGGGCCAGGTCCCACTCCCACGGGGCACCCAGCCCGGCCCCGTGTGCGTCAGCCCCCCTGGGCACCCGGCCAAAGCTCTGCCTCCCTGAGCCGAGGTGCACTGGCCGGCAGCTCTGGTACCTGCAGGGTACCGTCGGACCATGGCTCCCTGGCCGGGGGGAAAGGGCAAGTTTCCTTCTGGCTCCAAGATTTGCTCCTGCCTGAGGCTGGATACTGATGGTTTAGGCATTTCTGGCATTAATGTAAAATTCATGCATGCTCCCAGAGTTTGGGTCGGGGCAGGGTGGTGAGTGGGATGGGAGCTGCTGTCACGATCACCACAGTGAGTGgctgagccaggctggcagggggAACCCCCTTTGGCATATGTGTAGGTGACCAGCATACCACCAAAGCTAGAGAGGGGCGGGAGGAGAGTACATACATCATACACATCCTCGTAGCACCTTCCCACAGCAAAGGTAGGCTTGAAGGGACTCGTGCAAGCagtgcatgaaaaaaatccttttttacCACTCTTCTATTTTGCACTTGCACCAGGCTTAGCTCAGGGGGGTTGAAGTTGAAACCCAAAAGGCAAGTGTCGGAGGCTACAGTGTGTCAGTGGCTCTCAGCCTGGCCAGCACTGCCCCATGGTGCTGGTCGTGGCCATGACTGGGCCAGGCTCATTGTATTGCCCTTCCCTTTCTGTAGCCCTGCTGGCTTTCCCATGTCAGTCACAGTGAGCATGCTATGACCCACTGCACCCCCTCTTATCAATAACCTGGCTGGATGTGTGCCACGCTAAGATCTGCACTAATCATCGAGCAATTTCGCCTTCAGAACAGATATTTATAAACTGTGCTTTCTGTTTATCCAGCCAGGTGGAACATTTGATAGCTGTCTTCCaccacaaacacatttttagcTGGAAATTACTCCCCCTGGTTATCTGCGGGCGCTGCCAGTCCTGACAAATGTCCCTAGGCAGGAGCTGATTGGCTCCATGTGCCTGGGACCAACTTTAAATTTCAGCAAAGTGGGCACAGCATCCACGGTCTGCCGCTGGAACCTGCCTCTGAAGGCGAAAGGTAATCTTTTTACCTAGATTTTCTGCCTTGTCTCTCCCCAGCCCTTCAGTTCTGTCCTCCCTGATCAGGACATCTCCTGCTTTCACTCTGGGCAAGCTGCGGTGGGGACGGGGAGACGGCCTGAGCCTCAGCTGTGTGCACCTCTGCGTTGCACTCTCTTGAGCCTACGTTGCTTTGCACTGCTGATCTTTGTGCATGAATTTCCTTCTGATGTTTTCTGTAGCAATGCTTGCATGGCTGAAAATAGTCTCCGGGCTGGACCTGTGAGCCCAAGCCAGGGTGGATGGGTGAAATGAGAATTATTAGCCAACAGAGCTACTGTCTACTGCCACTTACCAGTGCTGTTGAAAACAGCGTGCAAGTTTCTTAATTCAGAGTTCTGACTGTATGGCTTAGCCTGCAGTGGTTTTTATTGTCATTTGTTGCAAATATCCACCCAAGCTGCTTTTGACAGAGTAAAGAAGCTTTAACACCTGGTGTCAGAGCACCCACTCGGTGCTGCTGGCCATGCACGCGTCCTTGCCTTGCTGCCGTATGTGTATGGCGAGAGCATTGCCTTTGCTTTGAGgactgcagagaggcagagtgATGCTGAGGGCCACCGCAAAGCCTGGGAAAAGCCAGGGTTGCTGGATAACCTTGCTGCCATGGGGGCTTTGGGACAGCAGGAGGTTTTGGattgctgctggctgggactTTTGGGGACCGCGGGTCCTGAGAATTCAAACTCCAGTGATTCTTCACTTTGTGCCCCCAGGAGCTGCCCAAGATGCAAACAGCACTCGtgtgcctgtgcctgtgcctgCTCAGCACGGCTCTCTCAACACCCGTAAGTATGGCTCTCCCCAGCGTGCCACCGAAAGCGTGGGGTGTACTACCCAGTGTGTGCCAgcatgctttcagcagcaggaaaataCGAGTTATACTTGTACATAGCATGTCTGGGGCTTGAGGGGGTTTTTGAGGTGCTGGCACAGAGGTGAACCCAGCAAGAAAAATCTCTATTAGCACTGAGGTGCCTGAGCATGTCCCTTTAATTTAGCAGTTAGGGCATTGTACAGGGGCCAATCTGGGTTGCTGTAACTCTTCTTCTTGATTTCTGTGGATTTGGGATCTGCCCAGAGCCTGGGAACAGCCTGAGCGGAGCCACAGGAAGGGAGGCACGGGGAGGATGCTCGCCTTACGCGCATGAGTAACAAGTCAGAGGGGTGCATGCAATTATATTCAGGCTCTCCTAATGTGAAGGTTGGACAGCTATAACTGAAACAAAGGGTAAACTAAGATAAATATAATAGCAGCCATTTTTGTCTTGCATAACTGTTGCCCAACATACTAAATACACAGCTAGAGTAAAAAGCTGCTCCTAGTGAAGGCTTACTTTTGCGGCAGGGTAAGGACGAGGAAAACCATGTCTTCCCTGAAGGCTGGGCCCCGGCTGCTTGTCCTTTAGCCCCCAGGCCAAGCTTGCACAATCAGGTCTGTTGCAGGGCAGCACCAGAGAAGGCAATAAATCAGCGcagatttgcttttcatataGGGGCACAGAAGAGAGTCAGATTAT
Proteins encoded in this window:
- the IBSP gene encoding bone sialoprotein 2, whose product is MRTALVFACLVGMACAFSVKSWLRQSKSDDSEENAVFKNRHRYYLYRYAYVHPLQRRYQGSDSSEEEGDGSEEEEEGEPSRAGTEAAGHPAGAAPGDSRGGLGGEVASPQQGKGCQGPLKGGRNSAAGKGGDSENEDSDENEEEEEEEEEVSENENSINGTSTNTTKGEDGPHGNGTAVAEEGTGMAEEEEEEEEEEEEEEEEEEEEEESEATTIASTTGEEGLSQATTTGDGGPTDATTAGEQWEYEVTAGGHGRGDEGTTDGSYREQDEYARGDSYRAYEDEYGYYKGHGYDVYGQDYYYSQ